A DNA window from Flavisolibacter ginsenosidimutans contains the following coding sequences:
- a CDS encoding AglZ/HisF2 family acetamidino modification protein encodes MGSARIIPVLLLAKGGLYKTVNFKNAKYIGDPINSVKIFNEKEADELLLLDYTASVEKRGPDFGKIGEIAGEAFMPMAYGGGIRTLDDAKKVFDSGFEKVVLNSVLFDDLSLVEKIGAIYGAQAVVGCIDVKKSFLGGTKAYSYSGTKKSSYTPLQWAKKVEEAGAGEIIVNSIDKDGTWGGYALDVISEVAHSVQIPVIACGGAGSVADFNSAVAAGASAVAAGSMFVYQKKGMGVLISFPSGLQIQK; translated from the coding sequence ATGGGAAGTGCACGCATCATTCCGGTACTGCTTTTGGCTAAGGGCGGGCTTTATAAAACGGTCAATTTCAAGAACGCTAAATACATCGGCGACCCTATTAACTCGGTAAAAATTTTCAACGAGAAAGAGGCCGACGAACTGCTTTTATTGGATTATACTGCCTCGGTTGAAAAACGTGGCCCAGATTTTGGTAAAATCGGCGAAATTGCCGGGGAGGCATTTATGCCGATGGCTTACGGTGGCGGCATTCGTACGTTGGATGATGCCAAAAAGGTTTTTGACAGCGGCTTTGAGAAAGTGGTATTGAACTCTGTGTTATTCGATGATCTCTCTCTTGTTGAAAAAATTGGTGCGATATACGGTGCGCAAGCCGTCGTAGGCTGCATTGACGTGAAGAAAAGTTTTCTTGGTGGCACCAAAGCGTACAGCTATTCCGGTACAAAAAAAAGTTCTTATACACCGTTGCAATGGGCAAAGAAAGTAGAAGAAGCCGGCGCAGGAGAAATCATTGTGAACAGCATTGACAAAGACGGAACCTGGGGCGGCTACGCACTTGACGTAATTTCTGAAGTGGCGCACAGCGTACAAATACCCGTTATTGCCTGTGGCGGTGCGGGCAGTGTTGCCGATTTTAATTCGGCGGTTGCGGCAGGAGCGTCGGCGGTTGCGGCAGGCAGCATGTTCGTTTACCAAAAGAAGGGAATGGGCGTGCTGATCTCTTTTCCTTCAGGCTTGCAAATTCAAAAGTGA
- a CDS encoding T9SS type A sorting domain-containing protein, protein MKYLLLLVAGIILHTVSRSQGCSVNYVEPSFQLQTTHPVCGGSSGQLEVINASGGAAPFTYRLIELNLTNSTGVFTGLAAGTYSVELKDACGTIRTRQATLVPFQFSFDFSVVMLAGGACHKGEVTFTTSNSSFVHQYGVCNPGSSDTIWSNSPDIIVDPIINRAAILVKDNCGTVYAKNWNAPTGVFGYIKELQYKIQCTDVDIYPVFFGFDAPSVCLYDFQTKALIQCKQAPAGNYSGGFQTNFYALNYTHDYYVIVQDNCNRDSAYFPVKQSSGGSQIDPYDWDCTTFKMHVDGPPPPASWYALHPEVDGSPDSICLYDITRNRKVGCKSQNDYLNWINPRTGEPWPSGAVWDNLPYGCYRAYIFDPCSDSTCTIDSCVRYPNGFRSAVAGNCTINQTAVQAWFDPGAKTPFNVKVLYPDGSIAVNYPSNNTYNYVLYNTWPQPGTLTVIASDGCGNADTSFVNQPSIFPTKQVEMKGGCPGLYGDSGGGDIVLKGNPLAYNSATVTIIKRDATDTLVNRSYSTYNSTTDQVEFYFSNLPTGVYIVQSSIGCMSLKFYDTIAINPYVYPHQLADRIYQCAANPYTFKDSTLGGVRPLTYEILRTDPMYAPLLTGPQTSNVFNIPSGFNLDSITIKALDACGNSHSKTFPVQHMPDCNTLAVGPDVQTLAVTNKLISVYPNPSKGQFTIFISQKKKADYRVEVVNTSGSVVYQKIFEGIDKKEILLNEHLVPGLYIIRVTDLITEKVSVFKEIIN, encoded by the coding sequence ATGAAATACCTCTTGTTGCTGGTGGCAGGGATCATCCTGCACACGGTATCCCGTTCACAAGGTTGTTCCGTTAATTATGTAGAGCCGTCCTTTCAATTACAAACTACCCATCCGGTTTGCGGCGGCAGTAGCGGTCAACTTGAAGTCATCAACGCTTCCGGGGGCGCGGCACCTTTTACTTACAGGTTGATTGAGTTAAATCTGACAAATTCGACGGGTGTTTTCACCGGACTTGCAGCGGGGACATATAGCGTAGAATTAAAGGATGCCTGCGGCACCATCAGAACCCGGCAGGCAACGCTGGTTCCCTTCCAGTTTTCATTTGATTTTAGCGTAGTTATGCTTGCGGGCGGCGCTTGTCATAAAGGCGAGGTTACCTTTACCACAAGCAATTCATCGTTTGTACACCAGTACGGTGTTTGCAACCCCGGAAGCAGCGATACAATCTGGAGCAATTCACCGGATATTATAGTGGATCCAATTATAAACCGTGCAGCCATACTGGTAAAAGACAACTGCGGGACAGTGTATGCAAAAAACTGGAATGCACCGACCGGCGTCTTTGGCTATATCAAAGAACTACAGTACAAAATACAGTGCACGGACGTGGACATTTATCCTGTGTTTTTCGGATTTGACGCGCCTTCGGTTTGTCTTTATGATTTTCAGACAAAGGCATTGATTCAATGCAAGCAAGCACCCGCAGGAAATTATTCGGGTGGCTTTCAAACAAATTTTTATGCCTTGAATTATACCCACGATTATTACGTAATCGTTCAGGATAATTGTAACAGGGATTCTGCTTATTTCCCCGTAAAACAAAGCTCCGGTGGCTCGCAAATAGACCCTTATGATTGGGATTGTACCACATTCAAGATGCACGTTGACGGCCCGCCGCCGCCTGCAAGCTGGTATGCGCTGCATCCTGAAGTGGACGGCTCTCCCGACAGTATTTGCCTTTACGATATTACCCGAAACCGCAAAGTGGGTTGCAAGTCACAGAACGACTATTTAAACTGGATAAACCCAAGAACCGGTGAGCCTTGGCCCTCCGGTGCCGTATGGGACAATCTTCCATACGGTTGTTACCGTGCCTATATATTTGATCCGTGCAGCGACAGCACTTGTACAATAGATTCCTGTGTGCGTTATCCCAATGGATTCAGATCCGCCGTTGCTGGAAACTGTACGATTAATCAAACGGCTGTGCAAGCTTGGTTTGACCCCGGCGCGAAAACCCCTTTTAATGTGAAGGTTCTTTATCCGGATGGGAGTATTGCCGTTAACTATCCAAGCAACAACACGTACAACTATGTTTTGTACAACACGTGGCCACAGCCGGGTACACTAACGGTTATTGCCTCTGATGGCTGCGGAAATGCGGATACAAGTTTTGTTAACCAACCCTCCATTTTCCCAACCAAACAAGTGGAGATGAAAGGGGGGTGCCCGGGTTTGTACGGTGATTCGGGCGGTGGCGATATTGTTTTAAAGGGGAACCCGCTAGCCTATAACTCAGCCACTGTCACCATTATAAAACGCGACGCCACGGACACGCTTGTCAACAGATCTTATTCAACGTACAACAGCACGACTGATCAGGTTGAGTTTTATTTCAGCAACCTGCCAACAGGTGTATATATTGTACAGTCGTCTATTGGTTGCATGAGCCTGAAGTTTTATGATACCATTGCCATTAACCCTTATGTGTATCCGCATCAGTTGGCCGATAGAATATATCAATGTGCTGCCAATCCCTATACGTTTAAGGACAGTACGTTAGGCGGTGTCCGTCCTTTGACCTATGAAATCTTACGAACCGATCCTATGTATGCGCCGTTGCTTACTGGTCCCCAGACAAGCAACGTTTTCAATATTCCTTCTGGGTTCAACCTCGATTCGATTACCATTAAGGCTTTAGACGCTTGCGGCAATTCGCATTCAAAAACATTTCCCGTTCAACACATGCCCGATTGCAATACGCTGGCCGTAGGGCCGGACGTGCAAACTCTTGCCGTTACAAACAAGTTGATAAGCGTTTATCCGAATCCCTCGAAAGGTCAATTTACAATTTTCATCAGCCAAAAGAAGAAGGCCGATTATCGCGTTGAGGTTGTTAATACGTCTGGTTCAGTAGTGTATCAAAAAATCTTTGAAGGAATTGATAAAAAAGAAATTTTGTTGAACGAGCATCTCGTGCCGGGTTTGTACATCATTCGAGTAACCGACCTTATTACGGAAAAAGTTTCGGTGTTTAAAGAAATTATCAATTAG
- a CDS encoding acyltransferase family protein, with product MLTQKTAITIKAPLHAKADASKDTAFYPQLNGLRFVFIFMVLLHHWMSVGYMFLQYRIGWVGVDLFFVLSGFLIGEILLRESDVSKNRLYSIRNFVIRRALRIFPLYYAVILLYSFFVNSGGIILYNLTYTNNILQAFNLSLVDKEFWHLWSLCVEEQFYLLFPFLIFFVRKRFLPAVLIGGILFSVVARFTLTAFVSMPDPHVLMPLSLDSLFLGVMLAYLKNYHPELLNKILGSQTRALGVVALSVVALCLLCFFNNKIMVYGFLRLVGSIGGFFLIGYSAIKQYKGPLKIFLENSWVSMLGKISYGLYLVHPFVEKIWAQTEEKNPVRNFVLNLHIPIISNRYVVDFFFLFTITVAISYLSFHFFEKRFLKLKSLFT from the coding sequence ATGCTAACTCAAAAAACGGCCATAACAATTAAGGCGCCGCTTCATGCAAAAGCAGACGCCTCGAAAGACACCGCCTTTTATCCACAATTAAACGGACTGCGATTTGTTTTTATTTTCATGGTGCTTCTTCATCATTGGATGTCGGTAGGATACATGTTTTTGCAATACCGAATCGGGTGGGTGGGTGTTGACCTTTTTTTCGTACTCAGCGGGTTTTTAATTGGAGAAATCCTCTTGCGTGAGAGTGATGTATCGAAAAACAGGTTGTATTCAATCCGCAACTTTGTTATTCGCAGGGCCCTGCGCATATTCCCTCTTTATTATGCCGTCATTTTGCTTTATTCTTTTTTTGTAAATAGCGGCGGCATCATTCTTTATAACCTTACTTATACAAATAATATTTTACAGGCTTTTAATTTAAGTCTTGTAGACAAGGAATTTTGGCACCTTTGGTCGCTTTGCGTAGAAGAGCAATTTTACCTCTTGTTTCCCTTTCTTATATTTTTTGTCAGAAAAAGGTTTTTGCCAGCCGTGCTCATTGGCGGTATTTTGTTTTCAGTTGTTGCACGATTCACCCTCACCGCTTTTGTTTCGATGCCCGATCCACATGTGCTGATGCCTCTAAGTTTGGACAGTCTTTTCTTGGGCGTTATGTTGGCATATTTGAAAAATTATCATCCCGAACTCCTAAACAAAATTTTGGGTTCGCAAACCAGGGCGCTTGGAGTAGTTGCGTTGAGTGTTGTTGCTTTGTGCTTGTTGTGCTTCTTTAATAACAAGATTATGGTTTACGGCTTTCTTCGTTTGGTTGGTTCTATCGGTGGTTTCTTTCTTATCGGTTATTCTGCCATCAAACAATACAAAGGGCCGCTGAAAATTTTCCTTGAAAATTCGTGGGTTTCCATGCTGGGAAAAATTTCTTACGGCCTTTATCTTGTGCATCCGTTTGTTGAAAAAATCTGGGCCCAAACCGAAGAAAAAAATCCGGTGAGAAATTTCGTGTTAAATCTGCACATACCGATTATAAGCAATCGTTATGTCGTTGATTTCTTTTTTCTGTTTACCATAACTGTTGCAATTTCGTACCTCTCGTTTCATTTTTTTGAGAAACGTTTTTTGAAACTAAAATCGCTCTTTACCTAG
- a CDS encoding Gfo/Idh/MocA family protein yields MKLRFGLIGCGRIAQRHAEHISKQGELVAVCDVEKTKADKLSLQYGAKAYYSVADLLEASNGSVDVISICSPNGLHAEHAIESLKAGYHVLCEKPLAISVNDCGEMIKAAEQANKRLFAIKQNRFNPPIVAVKQAIDEGKLGKIYSIQLSCFWNRNPDYYANSWKGTKDLDGGTLYTQFSHFIDLLYWMIGDIKKVQSYMGNYAHKDIIDFEDTGVAIVEFYNGAIGTINYTVNSYQKNMEGSLTIFGENGTVKIGGQYLNELEYQNIKDFRIENLPEGAKANNYGTYMGSMSNHDKVYQNLIDVLTNNASISTNAFEGLKTVEIIDKIYAAAAR; encoded by the coding sequence ATGAAACTTCGATTTGGATTAATTGGCTGCGGCCGCATCGCTCAACGTCACGCTGAACACATAAGCAAACAAGGCGAACTCGTTGCCGTATGCGATGTGGAGAAAACCAAGGCCGACAAACTTTCGTTGCAATACGGTGCGAAAGCTTACTACAGTGTTGCTGATTTATTGGAGGCAAGCAACGGCAGTGTTGATGTCATTTCTATCTGTTCTCCCAACGGGCTTCATGCCGAACACGCCATCGAGTCATTGAAAGCGGGATACCACGTGCTTTGCGAGAAGCCCTTAGCCATTAGCGTGAATGATTGTGGAGAAATGATCAAGGCTGCGGAACAGGCCAACAAACGCCTTTTTGCCATTAAACAAAACCGTTTTAATCCGCCCATTGTGGCAGTTAAGCAAGCCATTGATGAAGGAAAACTGGGAAAAATTTACAGCATCCAGCTCAGTTGTTTTTGGAACCGCAACCCGGATTATTACGCCAACTCCTGGAAGGGAACAAAAGACCTTGACGGCGGTACGCTTTACACGCAATTCAGCCACTTCATTGACCTCCTGTACTGGATGATTGGCGACATCAAAAAAGTGCAGTCCTATATGGGCAATTACGCACACAAGGACATTATTGATTTTGAAGATACCGGCGTGGCGATTGTAGAATTTTACAACGGCGCTATTGGTACCATCAATTACACGGTGAACAGTTACCAGAAAAATATGGAAGGCTCGCTCACCATCTTTGGTGAAAATGGAACGGTAAAAATCGGGGGGCAGTACCTGAACGAACTTGAATATCAAAACATCAAGGACTTTCGCATTGAGAATTTACCCGAAGGTGCCAAAGCAAACAATTACGGAACGTACATGGGTTCGATGAGCAACCACGACAAGGTTTACCAAAACCTCATTGACGTGTTGACAAACAACGCCAGTATTTCTACCAACGCCTTTGAAGGATTAAAGACCGTTGAGATCATTGACAAGATTTACGCAGCCGCTGCCCGCTAA
- a CDS encoding glycosyltransferase family 8 protein, whose amino-acid sequence MSAARKNAIVVTVSFDKGYAEQATVMLYSLLMHNSDNRIVVVVFYDDLDEAAKKRVQSNLSRFSNFEIEWIKIDGALIRNFNIRKGHVNEYSYSRIFMAQMLQDVDRILYLDCDMLILGNLSELWQTDLQGCVLAAVQDPSPFVRHEDLGMPEGKKYFNAGVLLLDVNKWKKGSYTEAVVNKLTQLGGKAAWWDQDGLNAVLYNDWLALNRKWNIQSHDIAVAQEENIKKIKPYLSPSIVHFTGVLKPWNFKSSNPYKKEYYQLLRQTDFIKTHRPQNKTVVNVVRRVIRNTFVFAGLLKN is encoded by the coding sequence ATGTCAGCCGCCAGAAAAAACGCTATTGTAGTTACCGTATCGTTCGACAAAGGCTATGCCGAGCAGGCAACGGTCATGCTTTATTCCCTGTTGATGCACAACAGCGACAACCGCATTGTCGTTGTTGTTTTTTACGATGATCTTGACGAAGCAGCGAAAAAAAGAGTGCAATCAAATCTTTCCCGGTTTTCAAATTTTGAAATCGAGTGGATAAAAATTGATGGCGCTCTTATCCGCAACTTTAACATCCGCAAAGGGCACGTAAACGAATACAGCTACTCAAGAATTTTTATGGCCCAGATGCTTCAGGATGTTGACCGCATTTTGTATCTGGATTGCGACATGCTGATTTTGGGTAATCTTTCAGAACTCTGGCAAACAGATTTGCAAGGGTGTGTATTGGCCGCCGTACAAGATCCATCTCCTTTTGTCCGCCACGAAGATTTGGGAATGCCGGAAGGAAAGAAATATTTCAACGCCGGTGTGCTTTTGTTAGATGTGAACAAATGGAAAAAAGGCTCTTATACCGAAGCAGTAGTAAACAAACTAACGCAGTTGGGAGGTAAAGCAGCCTGGTGGGATCAGGACGGACTGAACGCTGTATTGTACAATGATTGGCTCGCCCTGAATCGCAAATGGAATATACAATCTCACGACATTGCCGTAGCACAGGAGGAGAATATCAAAAAAATAAAGCCTTACCTCTCACCTTCGATTGTTCACTTCACCGGCGTGTTAAAGCCGTGGAATTTTAAATCCTCCAACCCGTATAAAAAAGAGTACTACCAACTTTTACGACAAACCGATTTCATCAAAACCCACCGGCCGCAAAACAAAACCGTTGTTAACGTAGTAAGAAGAGTTATTCGAAACACATTTGTTTTTGCGGGCCTTCTGAAAAATTAA
- a CDS encoding glycosyltransferase translates to MKVNKIAIACFKKDLFLLRACVASIRYWYPNVEIFLIKDYIQGAFSTVEIEKTFNVKTFPAQRKFFGWPWSKLAVILHNERDKYLFLDSDVVLLGKVLDKLNSYEDDFIVTGVLEEDKFNPTVNAHYIDMKKMESFDASYRFPGFGFNGGQIVMTSGLLKEADFASVIKFEPDITNKHPDIFKHGDQGPLNYVFAKAHQLGKIKLRYEDFWIWPGIPAAQQIDLNAIKNKTGIPYVLHWAGIKPVDFRKYKRYDIFRFYEDYYYSKVKNGKLKKTLRYLTHLGKVKLKILKYSLLGMKYE, encoded by the coding sequence ATGAAAGTCAATAAAATTGCCATTGCCTGTTTCAAAAAAGATCTCTTTTTGTTGCGGGCTTGTGTTGCCAGTATACGCTATTGGTATCCCAACGTTGAAATTTTTCTGATAAAAGATTACATCCAGGGCGCATTCTCCACGGTTGAAATCGAGAAAACCTTCAACGTAAAAACGTTTCCTGCACAACGCAAATTTTTCGGTTGGCCCTGGAGCAAACTGGCAGTGATACTTCACAACGAAAGAGACAAATATCTTTTTCTCGATTCCGATGTTGTGTTGTTGGGCAAAGTATTGGATAAATTAAACAGCTACGAAGACGACTTTATCGTAACCGGTGTTTTGGAAGAGGATAAATTCAATCCTACCGTCAATGCGCATTACATTGATATGAAGAAGATGGAGTCCTTCGATGCTTCTTACCGCTTTCCAGGTTTCGGTTTTAACGGCGGACAAATTGTGATGACCAGCGGGCTATTAAAAGAAGCCGACTTTGCTTCCGTGATCAAATTCGAACCCGACATAACCAACAAGCATCCTGACATCTTTAAACACGGCGACCAGGGCCCGTTGAATTATGTTTTTGCCAAGGCGCACCAGTTGGGAAAAATTAAGTTGCGCTATGAAGACTTTTGGATCTGGCCCGGCATTCCGGCGGCTCAGCAAATAGATTTAAACGCAATCAAAAACAAGACAGGAATTCCTTATGTTTTGCATTGGGCGGGTATAAAGCCCGTTGATTTTAGAAAATATAAGCGTTATGACATTTTTCGATTTTACGAAGACTATTATTACTCCAAGGTGAAAAACGGCAAGCTGAAAAAGACTTTGCGTTATCTGACGCATCTTGGTAAAGTGAAGCTGAAAATCTTAAAGTATTCACTCTTGGGGATGAAGTACGAATAA
- a CDS encoding glycosyltransferase family 2 protein has product MPFVSVIVPNYNHGRYLGQRLESVFQQSFEDYEVIILDDASTDESKEIIERYRNHPKVSHIVYNTQNSGSTFRQWRRGLERSKGEWIWIAESDDYCTADLLNVLVKQGLSNEDVVLSYCQSNEVNENGEGWRNMTWFTDPVDKEHWRNDYCNEGRNEIQQYLWQLNAIPNASAVLFKRTAYYNASPAFESMKMCGDWFLWIELLRQGNIVFCATAHNFFRCHANSTRTHETERWKKRLEEEMLIAQHLISILPATDRPKLHARMNSLLRSYCSTFSGKEVVQFLRNPATYESPFPYAAFMRTFSVRSAYKIAKTLFARKKN; this is encoded by the coding sequence ATGCCTTTTGTTTCCGTAATCGTGCCAAACTACAATCACGGCCGCTATCTCGGCCAGCGGCTTGAGAGTGTCTTTCAGCAAAGTTTTGAAGACTACGAGGTCATTATTCTGGATGATGCGTCTACTGACGAGAGCAAGGAAATAATTGAGCGATACAGGAATCATCCGAAGGTGAGCCACATTGTTTACAACACACAGAACAGCGGCTCTACCTTCAGGCAATGGCGAAGGGGCCTGGAGCGTTCCAAAGGCGAGTGGATATGGATAGCCGAGAGCGACGATTATTGCACGGCCGATCTATTGAATGTATTAGTAAAACAGGGATTGTCGAATGAAGACGTTGTATTGTCTTATTGCCAATCGAATGAAGTTAATGAAAATGGAGAGGGTTGGAGGAACATGACGTGGTTTACCGACCCGGTAGATAAAGAGCACTGGCGAAACGATTATTGCAACGAGGGCAGGAACGAGATTCAACAATATCTGTGGCAACTAAACGCCATTCCCAATGCAAGCGCTGTTCTTTTTAAAAGAACAGCCTATTATAACGCAAGTCCTGCCTTTGAGTCTATGAAAATGTGCGGCGATTGGTTTTTGTGGATAGAATTGCTGCGACAGGGAAACATCGTTTTTTGCGCCACGGCTCACAATTTTTTTCGCTGCCACGCAAACTCTACACGCACCCATGAAACCGAACGATGGAAAAAAAGGCTTGAGGAAGAAATGCTCATTGCACAACACTTGATAAGCATTTTACCCGCAACTGACCGGCCAAAGCTACATGCACGGATGAACAGTTTACTCCGGTCGTATTGCAGCACGTTCTCAGGCAAGGAAGTCGTGCAATTCCTTCGCAATCCAGCCACCTACGAAAGCCCTTTCCCTTACGCCGCTTTTATGCGTACCTTTTCCGTGCGTTCAGCGTACAAAATTGCCAAAACACTATTTGCCCGAAAAAAGAACTGA
- a CDS encoding glycosyltransferase: MKIYFLLSEIDFKAVKELNRLEEFTLHSPQLVWTWSTYLRLKQKGHNVELTKDMPVSGVVVTNALHFPLFGKTPPGVFLVTNLADTPPPFYSQLNVSQNPYQSSQYPNVLRFPLWHYIPHWPQPEIKKRDSGRKDCFENIAFFGHDDQLDASLRSEAFFLVAKNMGLNFIIRNKAFNDYSDVDAVIAVREFSREPFFYKPASKLVNGWLAGVPVIGGADSAFAALRQSELDYLLVHSKDELLSALQTLKASPELRRQMAQNGLERAHAFTEETILLQWEELLFKKIPLYYEQWVEKGFWEKQLFHCDVFFSRSYRSLKKKLKNRFQ, translated from the coding sequence ATGAAGATTTATTTTCTGCTTAGTGAGATAGATTTCAAGGCGGTGAAAGAATTAAACCGCCTTGAAGAATTTACTCTGCATTCCCCGCAACTTGTATGGACATGGTCGACTTACCTGCGCCTAAAACAGAAAGGTCATAATGTAGAGCTGACCAAGGACATGCCCGTTAGCGGAGTTGTCGTAACAAATGCGCTGCATTTTCCACTGTTTGGGAAAACGCCCCCCGGGGTTTTTTTAGTAACAAATCTGGCCGATACGCCCCCGCCGTTTTACTCCCAATTAAATGTTTCTCAAAACCCCTATCAGTCTTCGCAATATCCCAACGTTTTGCGTTTTCCCTTGTGGCATTACATTCCACACTGGCCGCAGCCCGAAATTAAAAAGCGTGATTCGGGGCGAAAAGATTGTTTTGAAAACATCGCCTTTTTTGGCCACGATGACCAATTGGACGCAAGCCTTCGCAGCGAAGCTTTTTTTCTTGTGGCAAAGAACATGGGATTGAATTTCATTATCCGAAACAAAGCGTTCAACGACTACTCTGATGTGGATGCGGTGATTGCAGTGCGGGAATTTTCGCGGGAGCCGTTTTTTTACAAGCCGGCCTCCAAACTGGTCAACGGCTGGCTGGCCGGCGTGCCCGTCATTGGCGGAGCGGACAGCGCCTTTGCGGCCCTGCGGCAGTCGGAACTGGATTACCTTTTGGTACACAGCAAAGACGAACTGCTTTCAGCTTTGCAAACCTTGAAAGCTTCGCCTGAGCTGCGGCGGCAAATGGCGCAAAACGGTTTGGAAAGGGCCCATGCCTTCACGGAAGAAACCATTTTACTCCAGTGGGAAGAACTCTTGTTTAAAAAAATTCCGTTGTACTACGAGCAGTGGGTAGAGAAGGGATTTTGGGAGAAACAACTGTTTCATTGCGATGTTTTTTTCTCCCGTTCCTATCGCTCTTTGAAAAAGAAGTTGAAAAATAGATTTCAGTAA
- a CDS encoding acyltransferase, whose protein sequence is MKNAPTLFESRIKDDVQFGENVKVVTPVNLYGCTVANDCFIGPFVEIQKDVAIGPRTKVQSHAFICELVTIGSDCFIGHGVMFVNDLFATGGPARGDKTLWKETRIGNQVSIGSNATILPVSVCDNVVIGAGSVVTKNIIEPGIYAGNPAKKLRNI, encoded by the coding sequence ATGAAGAACGCACCGACCCTGTTTGAATCCCGCATTAAAGACGACGTTCAGTTTGGCGAAAATGTAAAAGTTGTAACGCCTGTAAATCTTTACGGATGCACCGTTGCAAATGACTGCTTCATTGGCCCGTTTGTGGAAATACAAAAGGATGTCGCCATCGGCCCACGAACGAAAGTGCAATCCCACGCCTTCATCTGTGAGCTGGTTACTATTGGCAGCGATTGTTTTATTGGTCACGGTGTAATGTTCGTTAATGATCTTTTCGCTACCGGTGGTCCGGCACGCGGCGACAAAACGCTTTGGAAAGAAACCCGGATTGGCAATCAGGTTTCCATTGGTTCAAACGCAACGATATTGCCCGTCAGCGTTTGCGACAACGTCGTAATCGGCGCCGGGAGCGTGGTGACAAAAAACATTATTGAACCGGGCATTTATGCCGGCAATCCAGCAAAAAAATTAAGAAACATATAA
- a CDS encoding DegT/DnrJ/EryC1/StrS family aminotransferase — protein sequence MNIPFVDLRAQYHSIKENIDTAIQDVIEKTAFIGGHYVKEFEKKFAELYGVKHVISCANGTDSLYIIMKMLGIGKGDEVITVANSWISSAETIGQTGAKPVFVDVDPDYFSIDDSKIEAVVTPQTKAIVLVHLQGQACDLDKIEALCKKHSISLIEDCAQSHFSEFNGRRVGTVGIAGSFSFYPGKNLGAYGDAGCIITNDDEMASRFRMYANHGALIKHKHEIEGINSRMDGLQASILTAKLPFILQWTEQRIENAKRYDRYLDGISEIQRPKVRPNSRHTYHLYVIKAQKRDALMEFLKQHGIETAIHYPTALPNLKAYAYLGNPPGNFPVATALQDQILSLPMYPELTEDQIKYTAETIKAFYKA from the coding sequence ATGAATATTCCATTTGTTGACCTGAGGGCGCAATACCATTCCATAAAAGAGAACATTGACACAGCCATTCAGGACGTCATCGAAAAAACCGCTTTCATTGGCGGGCATTACGTGAAAGAGTTTGAAAAAAAGTTCGCGGAGCTTTACGGCGTCAAGCACGTCATCAGTTGTGCAAACGGAACGGATTCCTTATACATCATCATGAAAATGCTTGGCATCGGCAAAGGCGATGAGGTAATTACAGTGGCCAATAGCTGGATATCGAGTGCGGAAACCATCGGGCAAACTGGTGCCAAACCTGTGTTTGTGGATGTGGACCCTGATTATTTCAGCATTGATGATTCGAAGATTGAGGCCGTTGTTACGCCGCAAACCAAAGCCATCGTTCTTGTGCATTTGCAAGGCCAGGCTTGCGACCTTGACAAGATTGAAGCGCTTTGCAAAAAGCATTCAATCTCTCTTATTGAGGATTGCGCGCAATCGCATTTCAGCGAGTTTAACGGCCGGCGTGTTGGTACGGTTGGCATTGCGGGTAGCTTTAGTTTTTATCCCGGCAAAAACCTGGGTGCTTACGGAGATGCAGGTTGCATCATCACCAACGATGATGAAATGGCTTCGCGTTTTCGCATGTACGCCAATCACGGTGCGTTGATAAAACACAAACACGAAATAGAAGGAATCAACAGCCGCATGGATGGCTTGCAGGCCTCTATTCTGACAGCCAAGCTTCCGTTTATTTTACAATGGACAGAGCAGCGGATTGAAAACGCAAAACGTTACGACCGTTATCTTGATGGCATCAGTGAAATACAACGTCCAAAGGTGCGGCCCAACAGTCGCCATACTTACCACTTGTATGTTATCAAAGCACAAAAGCGGGATGCGTTGATGGAATTCCTGAAACAGCACGGCATTGAAACAGCCATTCATTATCCCACGGCTTTGCCTAATTTAAAAGCCTACGCTTATCTGGGCAACCCTCCCGGGAATTTTCCGGTGGCTACGGCTTTGCAAGACCAGATTCTTTCCTTGCCCATGTATCCGGAAC